One segment of Hippopotamus amphibius kiboko isolate mHipAmp2 chromosome 4, mHipAmp2.hap2, whole genome shotgun sequence DNA contains the following:
- the JKAMP gene encoding JNK1/MAPK8-associated membrane protein isoform X4 has protein sequence MAVDIQPACLGLYCGKTLLFKNGSTEIYGECGVCPRGQRTNAQKYCQPCTESPELYDWLYLGFMAMLPLVLHWFFIEWYSGKKSSSALFQHITALFECTMAAVITLLVSDPVGVLYIRSCRVLMLSDWYTMLYNPSPDYVTTVHCTHEAVYPLYTIVFIYYAFCLVLMMLLRPLLVKKVACGLGKSDRFKSVYAALYFFPILTVLQAVGGGLL, from the exons ctgtcgATATTCAACCAGCATGCCTTGGACTTTATTGTGGGAAGACCCTGTTATTTAAAAATGGCTCAACTGAAATATATGGAGAATGTGGG GTGTGTCCAAGAGGACAGAGAACAAATGCACAGAAGTATTGTCAGCCTTGCACAGAGTCTCCGGAACTTTATGATTGGCTCTACCTTGGATTTATGGCTATGCTTCCTCTTGTTTTACATTGGTTCTTCATTGAATGGTACTCGGGAAAAAAGAG TTCCAGTGCCCTTTTCCAACACATCACTGCACTGTTTGAATGCACTATGGCAGCTGTCATCACCTTGCTTGTGAGCGATCCAGTCGGTGTGCTTTATATCCGTTCATGTCGAGTATTGATGCTTTCTGATTGGTACACCATGCTTTACAACCCCAGTCCAGACTATGTTACCACAGTGCACTGTACTCACGAAGCTGTCTACCCGCT ataCACCATCGTGTTTATCTATTACGCATTCTGCCTGGTGTTGATGATGCTGCTCCGACCGCTCCTGGTGAAGAAGGTTGCCTGCGGGTTAGGGAAGTCTGATCGGTTTAAAAGTGTTTATGCCGCACTTTACTTCTTCCCAATTTTAACTGTGCTTCAGGCAGTTGGTGGAGGCCTTTTAT aa
- the JKAMP gene encoding JNK1/MAPK8-associated membrane protein isoform X1 — translation MAVDIQPACLGLYCGKTLLFKNGSTEIYGECGVCPRGQRTNAQKYCQPCTESPELYDWLYLGFMAMLPLVLHWFFIEWYSGKKSSSALFQHITALFECTMAAVITLLVSDPVGVLYIRSCRVLMLSDWYTMLYNPSPDYVTTVHCTHEAVYPLYTIVFIYYAFCLVLMMLLRPLLVKKVACGLGKSDRFKSVYAALYFFPILTVLQAVGGGLLYYAFPYIILVLSLVTLAVYMSASEIENCYDLLVRKKRLIVLFSHWLLHAYGIISISRVDKLEQDLPLLALVPTPALFYLFTAKFTEPSRILSEGANGH, via the exons ctgtcgATATTCAACCAGCATGCCTTGGACTTTATTGTGGGAAGACCCTGTTATTTAAAAATGGCTCAACTGAAATATATGGAGAATGTGGG GTGTGTCCAAGAGGACAGAGAACAAATGCACAGAAGTATTGTCAGCCTTGCACAGAGTCTCCGGAACTTTATGATTGGCTCTACCTTGGATTTATGGCTATGCTTCCTCTTGTTTTACATTGGTTCTTCATTGAATGGTACTCGGGAAAAAAGAG TTCCAGTGCCCTTTTCCAACACATCACTGCACTGTTTGAATGCACTATGGCAGCTGTCATCACCTTGCTTGTGAGCGATCCAGTCGGTGTGCTTTATATCCGTTCATGTCGAGTATTGATGCTTTCTGATTGGTACACCATGCTTTACAACCCCAGTCCAGACTATGTTACCACAGTGCACTGTACTCACGAAGCTGTCTACCCGCT ataCACCATCGTGTTTATCTATTACGCATTCTGCCTGGTGTTGATGATGCTGCTCCGACCGCTCCTGGTGAAGAAGGTTGCCTGCGGGTTAGGGAAGTCTGATCGGTTTAAAAGTGTTTATGCCGCACTTTACTTCTTCCCAATTTTAACTGTGCTTCAGGCAGTTGGTGGAGGCCTTTTAT ACTATGCCTTCCCATACATTATATTAGTATTATCTTTGGTTACTCTGGCTGTGTACATGTCGGCTTCCGAAATAGAG aacTGCTATGATCTTCTGGTCAGAAAGAAAAGACTCATTGTTCTCTTCAGCCACTGGTTACTTCATGCCTATGGAATAATCTCCATCTCCAGAGTGGATAAACTCGAGCAGGATTTACCCCTTTTGGCCTTGGTACCCACACCAGCCCTTTTTTACTTGTTCACTGCAAAATTTACTGAACCTTCACGGATACTCTCAGAAGGAGCCAATGGACATTGA
- the JKAMP gene encoding JNK1/MAPK8-associated membrane protein isoform X2, which produces MACLGLYCGKTLLFKNGSTEIYGECGVCPRGQRTNAQKYCQPCTESPELYDWLYLGFMAMLPLVLHWFFIEWYSGKKSSSALFQHITALFECTMAAVITLLVSDPVGVLYIRSCRVLMLSDWYTMLYNPSPDYVTTVHCTHEAVYPLYTIVFIYYAFCLVLMMLLRPLLVKKVACGLGKSDRFKSVYAALYFFPILTVLQAVGGGLLYYAFPYIILVLSLVTLAVYMSASEIENCYDLLVRKKRLIVLFSHWLLHAYGIISISRVDKLEQDLPLLALVPTPALFYLFTAKFTEPSRILSEGANGH; this is translated from the exons CATGCCTTGGACTTTATTGTGGGAAGACCCTGTTATTTAAAAATGGCTCAACTGAAATATATGGAGAATGTGGG GTGTGTCCAAGAGGACAGAGAACAAATGCACAGAAGTATTGTCAGCCTTGCACAGAGTCTCCGGAACTTTATGATTGGCTCTACCTTGGATTTATGGCTATGCTTCCTCTTGTTTTACATTGGTTCTTCATTGAATGGTACTCGGGAAAAAAGAG TTCCAGTGCCCTTTTCCAACACATCACTGCACTGTTTGAATGCACTATGGCAGCTGTCATCACCTTGCTTGTGAGCGATCCAGTCGGTGTGCTTTATATCCGTTCATGTCGAGTATTGATGCTTTCTGATTGGTACACCATGCTTTACAACCCCAGTCCAGACTATGTTACCACAGTGCACTGTACTCACGAAGCTGTCTACCCGCT ataCACCATCGTGTTTATCTATTACGCATTCTGCCTGGTGTTGATGATGCTGCTCCGACCGCTCCTGGTGAAGAAGGTTGCCTGCGGGTTAGGGAAGTCTGATCGGTTTAAAAGTGTTTATGCCGCACTTTACTTCTTCCCAATTTTAACTGTGCTTCAGGCAGTTGGTGGAGGCCTTTTAT ACTATGCCTTCCCATACATTATATTAGTATTATCTTTGGTTACTCTGGCTGTGTACATGTCGGCTTCCGAAATAGAG aacTGCTATGATCTTCTGGTCAGAAAGAAAAGACTCATTGTTCTCTTCAGCCACTGGTTACTTCATGCCTATGGAATAATCTCCATCTCCAGAGTGGATAAACTCGAGCAGGATTTACCCCTTTTGGCCTTGGTACCCACACCAGCCCTTTTTTACTTGTTCACTGCAAAATTTACTGAACCTTCACGGATACTCTCAGAAGGAGCCAATGGACATTGA
- the JKAMP gene encoding JNK1/MAPK8-associated membrane protein isoform X3, translating to MAMLPLVLHWFFIEWYSGKKSSSALFQHITALFECTMAAVITLLVSDPVGVLYIRSCRVLMLSDWYTMLYNPSPDYVTTVHCTHEAVYPLYTIVFIYYAFCLVLMMLLRPLLVKKVACGLGKSDRFKSVYAALYFFPILTVLQAVGGGLLYYAFPYIILVLSLVTLAVYMSASEIENCYDLLVRKKRLIVLFSHWLLHAYGIISISRVDKLEQDLPLLALVPTPALFYLFTAKFTEPSRILSEGANGH from the exons ATGGCTATGCTTCCTCTTGTTTTACATTGGTTCTTCATTGAATGGTACTCGGGAAAAAAGAG TTCCAGTGCCCTTTTCCAACACATCACTGCACTGTTTGAATGCACTATGGCAGCTGTCATCACCTTGCTTGTGAGCGATCCAGTCGGTGTGCTTTATATCCGTTCATGTCGAGTATTGATGCTTTCTGATTGGTACACCATGCTTTACAACCCCAGTCCAGACTATGTTACCACAGTGCACTGTACTCACGAAGCTGTCTACCCGCT ataCACCATCGTGTTTATCTATTACGCATTCTGCCTGGTGTTGATGATGCTGCTCCGACCGCTCCTGGTGAAGAAGGTTGCCTGCGGGTTAGGGAAGTCTGATCGGTTTAAAAGTGTTTATGCCGCACTTTACTTCTTCCCAATTTTAACTGTGCTTCAGGCAGTTGGTGGAGGCCTTTTAT ACTATGCCTTCCCATACATTATATTAGTATTATCTTTGGTTACTCTGGCTGTGTACATGTCGGCTTCCGAAATAGAG aacTGCTATGATCTTCTGGTCAGAAAGAAAAGACTCATTGTTCTCTTCAGCCACTGGTTACTTCATGCCTATGGAATAATCTCCATCTCCAGAGTGGATAAACTCGAGCAGGATTTACCCCTTTTGGCCTTGGTACCCACACCAGCCCTTTTTTACTTGTTCACTGCAAAATTTACTGAACCTTCACGGATACTCTCAGAAGGAGCCAATGGACATTGA